CGAGAAAGCGAAAAGCTGTCCGGCTCCGGTGGAGATTGAAACCGGGGAAATTGTCGGAGGGTTTGCTCACGCCCAGGTCATGGCTCTGGCAGACAAAGTTGTTGACGCGGTTAAATCGGGAGCCATCAAGCGTTTTGTCGTCATGGCGGGATGTGATGGTCGCCATACCAGCCGCAGCTATTTTACCGAAGTTGCCCAAGAGCTACCACAAGACGCGGTTATCCTAACCGCCGGGTGTGCAAAATACCGTTACAACAAGCTTGATCTCGGGGATATTGGCGGCATTCCCCGTGTGCTTGATGCCGGTCAGTGCAATGACTCATACTCTCTGGCCTACATCGCACTGAAGCTTAAAGAGGTCTTCGAACTCGACGACATCAATGACCTGCCCATTTCCTACGACATCGCCTGGTATGAACAAAAAGCCGTCGTCGTGTTGCTGGCGCTGCTTCATCTCGGTGTGAAACACATCCGCCTCGGACCGACATTGCCGGCGTTCCTGTCGCCCAATGTCGCTAAAGTGCTGGTCGAAAATTTTGATATCAAGCCGATCGGTGAAGTTAAAGCCGATGTCGCCGCAATCATGGCTGGAAAATGAAACTTAAGCGAACATAGTTAACATAAATCTTGATTAAGCGGGCAGCCTAGGTTGCCCGCTTAATCAAGATATTGGTAGCACCCATTGGATTATTTTTTAGAAACAACCCACAACGAACTAAATATCGTTATAAAAAGACAGAATGTATAGCCTTCCAGTTATCTTCTCAGACCTGCTTTTCATTCCGTGAGATAGCAGTAGGTCCTCTAAACTATCGCGAGGCGACCGACTCGGCGCTTTGATCCTCCGCCACCCGTCCTGTGTATTCGGTAATGCCATTTAATCCGCCACCCATTGCTTGGCAAAAAACAACAGTGTTAACCAATCGTTTTGCCTGGACTTTAGTCAAATCGAGCTCAGTTTGAAGCCGTTGCTGCTGTGCGATAAGCAAATCGTAATAGCTTACAGTTCCAAGCTTATACCGGCGCTGTGTCGACTCTAGGGACTTCCCTGAAGCGGAATCAGCGACAGAAAGAGCCTCCAGCCTTTTTGAATCATTCTCCAATGCCCTCAGTACATCAGCTACGTTGCGAAGAGCTTCCAGAACAACGGATTGGTAGTTTGCCGCAGCCGCATCGAAAGCGGCGAGAGCTGCTCTCTTTTCAGCGGGCAAGCCTGGATTGAACAGGGGTTGTGTCAGCTGCCCCACCAGACTCCAAACAGCAGAACCGCCGCCGAACAACGCACCGGTCGTCAGTGCCTGCGATCCAAGATCGGCACTAAGGTTGAGTTGGGGATATAGTTTCGATATTGCGACCCCGTATTCTGCATTAGAGGCATGCAGCAACGCTTCAGCACCGAGAATATCCGGCCTTGCACGCACCAGTTCAGAGGGGATTAACAATGGCAACTCCGGCGGCAAGGTGAAATCCTCCAAGGTAAACGACGGCAACAAACTCTCTCCTGGAGCTTTACCCACAAGAACGGCCAAAAAATGTTCGTTTTGTTGAAGTTGATAACGTAACGGCGGCAGTTTGGCGCGCGTTTGCTCCAACTGTGTCTGCAGGGCTAACGCATCGTCCGGTTCTCCATGACCAAGACGAATGCGTTCCCGGGTTAGTTCGAGTTGGTTTTCCTGCGACTTCAAGATGTTTTCTATAATTTCAGTCTGCCTTTTCAGGCTTGCCTGAGTGATGGCCGTTGTGACGATATTTGCCACCAATGTCAAACGAGCACCTTCCAATTGAAACTGCTGATAATCGCTCCGGGCAGCCAGAGCTTCCAACGCCCTACGATTTCCCCCGGCCAGATCAAATGTATAGCGAACACCCACGCCAGCGTTGTAGAGACTGAATTCCCGTGCTTCTCCGGTTTGTCCTAATGTTCCAGGATTGAAGCGTTGGCGCTGGCCACCCAAGTTGCCCTCTAATTGTGGATAAAGCGTCGAACCAGCCCTCGCCGCGTAAAGTTCCTGAGCCTGACGCAAATTAGCCTCTGCCGCCATCAGGGTTGGATTACGTTCCAGGGCCTCGCTGATGAGCATGTCTAGTTTGTCGGCACCCATCGCTCGCCACC
This is a stretch of genomic DNA from uncultured Desulfuromonas sp.. It encodes these proteins:
- a CDS encoding efflux transporter outer membrane subunit, which gives rise to MGNNNMVVHYALIGMCLLTLTGCAVGPDFQRPAPPDVIGYTPTPLATSLNSSPTTLGDPQNIIKAERLTKHWWRAMGADKLDMLISEALERNPTLMAAEANLRQAQELYAARAGSTLYPQLEGNLGGQRQRFNPGTLGQTGEAREFSLYNAGVGVRYTFDLAGGNRRALEALAARSDYQQFQLEGARLTLVANIVTTAITQASLKRQTEIIENILKSQENQLELTRERIRLGHGEPDDALALQTQLEQTRAKLPPLRYQLQQNEHFLAVLVGKAPGESLLPSFTLEDFTLPPELPLLIPSELVRARPDILGAEALLHASNAEYGVAISKLYPQLNLSADLGSQALTTGALFGGGSAVWSLVGQLTQPLFNPGLPAEKRAALAAFDAAAANYQSVVLEALRNVADVLRALENDSKRLEALSVADSASGKSLESTQRRYKLGTVSYYDLLIAQQQRLQTELDLTKVQAKRLVNTVVFCQAMGGGLNGITEYTGRVAEDQSAESVASR